One Lachnospiraceae bacterium C1.1 genomic region harbors:
- a CDS encoding toll/interleukin-1 receptor domain-containing protein, whose translation MTAKKYVFLSYSSKDADFMKEIVGLLQSMNIEYWKAPEKIPAGSSYAKEINCAIENCSLFLLVLSQNSQESIWVEKEIDCALNSRRVIIPYNIDNVALVDAFKFYLNNVQMVFHNNSVRKFKELEDLLKKYILNTAKIPSKKPMHSSPTGSNSPRAQAKSPQSQQSPQNLQVFNDAYRRITKRNLLKFNRVPTRCAYCGGKLFNTHDGVFVCENCNRENYDDYQKIENFLRNNGKATVPEISRALKLPVKVILNWQHMRQENKL comes from the coding sequence ATGACCGCAAAAAAATATGTTTTTTTAAGCTATAGTTCAAAAGATGCTGATTTTATGAAGGAAATTGTGGGGCTCCTTCAGTCTATGAATATTGAATACTGGAAAGCACCCGAAAAAATCCCTGCAGGATCCAGCTATGCCAAAGAAATCAACTGTGCAATTGAAAACTGCAGCTTATTTTTGCTGGTCTTATCCCAAAATTCACAGGAATCTATATGGGTTGAAAAAGAAATAGACTGCGCATTAAACAGCAGACGTGTAATTATTCCTTATAATATAGATAATGTTGCCCTGGTTGATGCGTTTAAATTTTATCTTAATAATGTTCAGATGGTCTTCCACAATAATTCTGTCCGAAAGTTTAAGGAGTTGGAGGATCTGCTGAAAAAATACATATTAAACACTGCTAAAATTCCATCAAAAAAACCAATGCACTCAAGCCCTACTGGCAGTAACAGTCCGCGTGCACAGGCAAAAAGTCCGCAAAGCCAACAAAGTCCACAAAACCTACAGGTTTTTAATGACGCATACAGAAGGATAACTAAAAGAAACCTTCTCAAATTTAATCGTGTTCCCACAAGATGTGCCTATTGCGGTGGTAAATTGTTCAATACTCACGATGGAGTTTTTGTCTGTGAAAACTGTAACCGTGAGAACTATGATGATTATCAGAAAATAGAAAATTTTCTCAGAAATAATGGTAAAGCTACAGTTCCTGAAATCTCCAGGGCACTTAAGCTACCTGTAAAAGTAATTCTGAACTGGCAACATATGCGACAGGAAAATAAACTATGA
- the rnc gene encoding ribonuclease III, giving the protein MNNKYPLTRLEESIGYHFKDEKLLKSAVSHSSYINELMINKYPDYQRLEFLGDAVLELTVSDFLYKNRPDMQEGEMTQLRAALVCEPTLAFCAQELSLSDYILLGKGEDAQGSRYHDSIVSDIFEAIIGAIYLDAGDEGFACAAAFINRFVITDMEKKRLFHDSKSCLQNRVQKEGGVLEYRLIAETGPEHMRKFTVAAVIDGKDISEGTGSSKKTAEQRAAYEALVKLS; this is encoded by the coding sequence ATGAATAATAAATATCCATTGACCAGGCTTGAGGAAAGCATTGGTTATCATTTCAAAGACGAGAAACTATTAAAATCAGCGGTTTCTCACAGTTCATACATTAATGAATTAATGATCAATAAATATCCTGATTATCAGAGACTTGAATTTTTAGGAGATGCCGTACTTGAGCTTACAGTCAGCGATTTTCTCTATAAGAATCGTCCGGATATGCAGGAAGGAGAAATGACCCAGTTAAGGGCTGCTCTTGTATGTGAGCCGACTTTGGCATTTTGCGCTCAGGAATTATCTCTTTCGGATTATATTCTTTTGGGCAAGGGAGAAGATGCGCAGGGGTCACGATACCATGATTCAATTGTTTCAGATATTTTTGAGGCTATTATAGGAGCAATTTATCTCGATGCCGGTGATGAAGGATTTGCTTGTGCAGCAGCTTTTATAAACAGATTTGTCATCACTGATATGGAGAAGAAACGCCTTTTCCATGATTCTAAATCCTGTCTGCAGAACAGGGTTCAGAAAGAGGGAGGAGTGCTTGAGTACAGGCTCATAGCTGAAACCGGTCCTGAACATATGAGAAAGTTTACGGTTGCAGCAGTCATAGACGGGAAAGATATTTCCGAAGGAACGGGTAGTTCGAAAAAAACAGCTGAACAGAGAGCTGCGTATGAGGCTCTTGTCAAGCTTTCGTAA
- the plsX gene encoding phosphate acyltransferase PlsX: MSEIVKVALDAMGGDNAPVETVKGAVDAVNLKDNIVVYLIGTEDALKTELAKYSYPEDRIKQIIASEVIETGEPPVMAIRKKKDSSIVVGMKLVHDGECDAFVSAGSSGAILVGGQVLVGRIKGVERTPLATFFPTTKGASLLLDCGANVDARSDHLVQFAKMGSVYVENIRGIKNPKVAILNIGAEEEKGNMLVKETYPLLKNCPDINFIGSIEARDMNQGVADVVVCEAFAGNIALKMMEGVGIIMMQQIKAGIMSSLRAKIGGLLIKPALKGVLKMFDVSEYGGAPLLGLNGLVVKTHGSSKHKEITNSIVQCISFKEEKINEKIQNLICLKDA, from the coding sequence ATGTCAGAAATTGTAAAAGTTGCACTTGATGCTATGGGTGGAGATAATGCACCGGTAGAAACAGTCAAGGGCGCAGTCGATGCAGTAAACCTTAAGGATAACATAGTTGTATATCTGATAGGGACTGAGGATGCATTGAAGACAGAGCTGGCGAAATATTCCTATCCTGAGGACAGAATAAAACAGATTATAGCGTCTGAGGTCATAGAGACCGGAGAACCTCCGGTAATGGCCATTAGAAAGAAAAAAGATTCTTCAATAGTTGTAGGCATGAAGCTTGTTCACGATGGCGAGTGTGATGCCTTTGTATCGGCAGGAAGTTCCGGGGCGATACTTGTTGGAGGTCAGGTGCTTGTAGGTCGTATAAAAGGAGTTGAAAGAACTCCTTTGGCAACTTTTTTCCCAACAACAAAGGGAGCATCGTTGCTGCTTGACTGTGGAGCAAATGTAGATGCCAGATCTGATCATCTCGTCCAGTTTGCTAAAATGGGTTCTGTATATGTAGAGAATATTCGGGGTATAAAGAATCCTAAGGTTGCAATATTGAATATCGGTGCAGAAGAAGAAAAGGGAAATATGCTTGTCAAAGAGACGTATCCTTTATTGAAGAACTGTCCTGATATAAACTTTATTGGAAGCATAGAAGCCAGGGATATGAACCAGGGCGTTGCTGATGTTGTTGTATGTGAAGCCTTTGCCGGAAACATAGCATTAAAAATGATGGAAGGCGTTGGAATCATAATGATGCAGCAGATAAAGGCAGGTATAATGTCTTCTCTCAGAGCTAAAATCGGAGGGCTTTTGATAAAACCTGCACTTAAAGGCGTTCTGAAAATGTTTGACGTAAGTGAGTATGGCGGTGCGCCTCTTTTGGGACTTAACGGTCTAGTTGTTAAAACCCACGGCAGTTCAAAGCACAAGGAAATAACAAATTCGATTGTGCAGTGTATCTCATTTAAAGAAGAAAAGATAAATGAAAAGATACAGAATCTGATCTGCTTAAAGGATGCCTGA
- the pta gene encoding phosphate acetyltransferase, translating into MFGFGTMIEKLKKNPKTIVFTEGSDPRILEAASRLLASNFLKPVLLGNPDEIEKSAEEAGYNIRGAVIIDPENYDRFDEMVDLFCEIRKSKGMQPEEARKILAGGNYFGTMLVKMGVADCLLGGATYSTADTVRPALQIIKTKPGNSIVSSCFILVRPSATGENEVLAMADCAINLYPTEDELVEICGETVECARVFGVDPKVAFLSYSTLGSGKGDAVTKMQNATKKAKERYPELPIEGELQFDAAVSPRVARTKCPGSSVAGHANTFIFPDINAGNIGYKIAQRMGNFEAYGPILLGLNAQINDLSRGCNALEVYSMSIITAALS; encoded by the coding sequence ATGTTCGGTTTTGGTACTATGATAGAAAAACTTAAAAAGAATCCTAAGACGATCGTCTTCACTGAGGGTTCTGATCCCAGAATACTTGAGGCTGCTTCAAGACTTCTTGCAAGCAACTTTTTAAAGCCCGTTCTCCTCGGAAATCCTGATGAAATAGAAAAGTCAGCAGAAGAGGCCGGATATAATATTCGTGGTGCTGTTATTATAGATCCAGAAAACTATGATCGTTTTGATGAAATGGTAGACCTTTTCTGTGAGATCAGAAAAAGCAAGGGAATGCAGCCGGAAGAGGCAAGAAAGATCCTTGCAGGCGGCAACTATTTTGGTACAATGCTTGTAAAGATGGGCGTTGCTGACTGCCTTCTTGGCGGTGCTACATACTCAACTGCTGATACAGTTCGTCCTGCACTTCAGATCATTAAGACAAAGCCCGGTAACTCTATTGTTTCATCATGCTTCATACTTGTTCGTCCTTCAGCTACAGGCGAGAATGAGGTTCTTGCGATGGCAGACTGCGCTATCAATCTTTATCCTACAGAGGATGAGCTTGTTGAGATCTGCGGCGAGACGGTAGAATGTGCAAGAGTATTCGGCGTTGATCCTAAGGTTGCTTTCTTAAGCTATTCAACACTTGGATCAGGTAAGGGTGATGCAGTTACAAAGATGCAGAATGCTACAAAGAAGGCTAAGGAAAGATATCCTGAGCTTCCTATAGAAGGTGAGCTTCAGTTTGATGCGGCAGTTTCACCCAGAGTAGCTCGTACAAAGTGCCCTGGTTCATCAGTTGCAGGACATGCAAATACATTCATTTTCCCTGATATCAATGCAGGAAATATCGGTTATAAGATTGCTCAGCGTATGGGTAACTTTGAGGCATATGGTCCTATTCTTCTTGGACTTAATGCTCAGATCAATGACCTCTCACGTGGATGTAATGCACTTGAAGTTTATTCAATGTCAATTATCACTGCAGCATTGTCATAA
- the acpP gene encoding acyl carrier protein: MEFEKLKDIIAEVLNVDKNEISMETTFTDDLGADSLDVFQIIMGIEQEFDIVIDTDAAEKIVTVADAVAQIKSASEKA, from the coding sequence ATGGAATTTGAAAAGTTAAAAGACATCATCGCAGAGGTATTAAATGTAGACAAGAACGAGATCTCTATGGAGACAACATTCACAGATGATCTTGGTGCTGATTCACTCGACGTTTTCCAGATCATCATGGGAATCGAGCAGGAGTTTGATATCGTTATCGATACAGACGCTGCTGAGAAGATCGTAACTGTTGCTGATGCTGTAGCACAGATCAAGTCTGCTTCAGAGAAGGCTTGA
- the rpmF gene encoding 50S ribosomal protein L32: MSICPKNKSSKGHRDQRRANWKMASLTLVKCPKCGELMLPHRVCKSCGSYNKKEIIAQA, from the coding sequence ATGTCAATTTGTCCGAAGAATAAATCTTCTAAGGGACACAGAGATCAGAGAAGAGCTAATTGGAAGATGGCTTCTCTTACTCTTGTAAAGTGCCCTAAGTGCGGCGAGCTTATGCTCCCTCATAGAGTATGCAAGAGCTGTGGTTCTTACAACAAAAAGGAAATCATTGCACAGGCTTAA
- a CDS encoding GAF domain-containing protein encodes MAYDIKRLLELSVNINKFIDPDDFFEAVINEAMYITNCDGGTIYIPGKEGLTFQYVRTKSKYITMGCDSGATSLPPIPMDKHYACAQVAITQEPLNIRDVYYAKNFDFNGTYVFDKSNSYRSHSMLILPMSSCFELVGVIQLINSIDPETGHWTPFTSEHEQLCKYLAGISAIKLENMKLKGLLADKRKLGK; translated from the coding sequence ATGGCATACGATATCAAACGTTTACTTGAACTTTCAGTAAACATCAACAAGTTTATAGATCCTGATGACTTCTTTGAAGCTGTGATCAATGAAGCCATGTATATCACAAACTGCGATGGCGGGACTATATATATTCCCGGCAAAGAAGGGCTTACATTCCAATATGTACGTACAAAATCCAAATATATAACTATGGGTTGTGATTCAGGTGCCACTTCTCTCCCACCTATACCAATGGATAAGCACTATGCCTGTGCGCAGGTAGCGATCACTCAGGAACCTCTGAATATACGCGATGTATATTACGCAAAAAATTTTGACTTTAATGGTACTTACGTTTTTGACAAGTCAAACAGTTACAGATCACATTCTATGCTTATACTGCCTATGTCTTCATGTTTTGAACTCGTAGGTGTAATACAGCTGATCAATTCGATTGACCCTGAAACCGGTCATTGGACACCCTTCACAAGCGAACACGAGCAGCTCTGTAAATATCTTGCAGGTATTTCTGCTATTAAATTAGAAAATATGAAACTTAAAGGTTTATTAGCTGATAAAAGAAAGTTAGGAAAATAA